From the Venenivibrio stagnispumantis genome, one window contains:
- the aroD gene encoding type I 3-dehydroquinate dehydratase produces MFEQKPLIAIPLNDENIYKNIDIAKEKGADIIELRIDQFNKINIEEIINILKYIKAKDLKSISTIRSEKEGGKFIQNRYEIFKEIVKYTDIIDIELTSFDIREKVIKLAKENGKYALISYHDFEKTPDNIQQIINQAYNLGADIIKFAFKANSFEDVAKILCITNQNKDKNIVAIAMGDYGKISRLAGFVFGSLITYSFLGEAFASGQIQIDKLIEDMKFYNLR; encoded by the coding sequence ATGTTTGAACAAAAACCTTTAATTGCAATACCTTTAAATGATGAAAATATTTATAAAAATATAGATATAGCAAAAGAGAAAGGTGCAGATATTATAGAACTTCGGATAGACCAGTTTAACAAAATTAATATAGAAGAGATAATCAATATATTAAAATATATAAAAGCTAAAGATTTAAAATCAATATCTACAATAAGGTCTGAAAAAGAAGGCGGTAAATTTATCCAAAATAGATATGAAATTTTTAAAGAGATTGTAAAATATACCGATATAATTGATATAGAATTAACATCTTTTGATATAAGGGAAAAAGTTATAAAGCTTGCGAAAGAAAATGGTAAATATGCCCTTATATCTTATCATGATTTTGAAAAAACTCCTGATAATATACAGCAAATAATAAATCAAGCTTATAACTTAGGTGCAGATATTATAAAATTTGCATTTAAAGCAAATAGCTTTGAAGATGTGGCTAAAATATTGTGTATCACAAACCAAAATAAAGATAAAAATATAGTTGCAATAGCAATGGGAGATTATGGAAAAATAAGTAGATTGGCAGGTTTTGTTTTTGGAAGTTTAATAACATACTCATTTTTAGGTGAGGCTTTTGCTTCGGGACAAATACAGATAGATAAATTGATTGAAGATATGAAATTTTACAATCTCAGATAG
- the pelF gene encoding GT4 family glycosyltransferase PelF — protein MSYIRKADNVDILILAEGTYPYIKGGVSSWIHQLISGLKDFTFGVVFLGSRKEDYGEIGYKLPDNLLHLEVHYLFDNFDKPVIRKLKGNKKSFKKVEELHNFFKEKKELPKYLKNLDFYNKEVDFPQFLYSKLSFERIVNEYMKHCPDLPFIDYFWTVRNIHYPIWKITKIAENLNIAKIYHSPSTGYAGFLGSLLKFSFKKPFILTEHGIYTRERKIDLLTAEWVKEHKPYLLKGSIEENYIKNMWVKFFEGINYFCYEGADKILSLFEGARQIQISYGAKAEKTEVIPNGVDIERYIKLVPEKEKYKNLKTISLIGRVVPIKDIKTFIRAIRIVVDKIPDVQGWIVGPEDEDKEYAQECRDMVKMLSLEDNVKFLGFQKIDEILPKTKILTLTSISEGMPLVILEAFATGTPVVATDVGSCKDLIYGSLDEEDKEIGQAGFVTSIANPTELADKYIKLLTDENLWKACQKAALERVKKYYSQELFFQNYRRVYDEALRWQE, from the coding sequence ATGAGCTATATAAGAAAAGCTGATAATGTAGATATTTTGATATTGGCAGAAGGAACATATCCTTATATAAAAGGTGGAGTATCTTCTTGGATACATCAACTAATATCCGGTTTAAAAGATTTTACATTTGGTGTGGTTTTTTTGGGAAGTAGAAAGGAAGATTATGGTGAGATAGGCTATAAGCTTCCTGATAATTTATTACATTTAGAAGTCCATTATCTATTTGATAATTTTGATAAACCTGTGATAAGAAAGCTTAAAGGGAATAAAAAATCTTTTAAGAAAGTAGAAGAACTTCATAATTTTTTTAAAGAAAAGAAAGAATTACCGAAATATTTGAAAAATTTAGATTTTTACAATAAAGAGGTTGATTTTCCTCAATTTTTATATAGCAAACTTTCTTTTGAAAGAATTGTAAATGAATATATGAAACATTGTCCCGATTTGCCATTTATTGATTATTTCTGGACAGTCAGGAATATACATTATCCTATTTGGAAAATTACGAAAATTGCAGAAAATTTAAATATTGCAAAAATATACCATAGTCCTTCAACAGGTTATGCTGGATTTTTGGGGTCTTTGCTAAAATTTAGTTTTAAAAAACCTTTTATACTTACAGAACATGGAATTTATACAAGGGAAAGGAAAATAGATTTACTTACTGCTGAGTGGGTAAAAGAACATAAACCGTATTTATTAAAAGGTTCTATTGAAGAAAATTATATCAAAAATATGTGGGTAAAGTTTTTTGAAGGTATAAACTATTTTTGTTATGAAGGAGCAGATAAAATCTTATCTTTATTTGAAGGGGCAAGACAGATACAGATCAGTTATGGAGCAAAAGCCGAAAAAACAGAAGTTATACCAAATGGTGTTGATATAGAAAGATATATAAAACTCGTTCCTGAAAAAGAGAAATATAAAAATTTAAAAACAATTTCACTTATAGGCAGAGTTGTGCCTATAAAAGATATTAAAACTTTTATAAGAGCTATTAGAATAGTTGTAGATAAAATTCCTGATGTTCAAGGATGGATAGTAGGACCTGAAGACGAAGATAAGGAGTATGCGCAAGAATGCAGAGATATGGTTAAGATGTTATCTTTGGAAGATAATGTAAAATTTCTTGGATTTCAAAAAATAGATGAAATACTGCCTAAAACAAAAATATTAACTTTGACATCTATCAGTGAAGGTATGCCACTGGTAATATTGGAAGCATTTGCAACAGGGACACCGGTTGTAGCTACTGATGTAGGTTCATGTAAAGATTTAATATATGGCTCCTTAGATGAAGAAGATAAGGAAATAGGACAGGCAGGATTTGTAACATCCATAGCAAACCCTACAGAACTTGCAGATAAATATATAAAATTATTAACTGATGAAAATTTATGGAAAGCCTGTCAGAAAGCTGCATTGGAAAGGGTAAAAAAATATTATTCTCAAGAACTATTTTTCCAAAATTATAGAAGAGTATATGATGAGGCATTAAGATGGCAGGAATAG
- a CDS encoding DUF4136 domain-containing protein has translation MRKFAILIISAFFLLSCSTVTNIQNTKLEKDKKIVILPLKNNTETIYAGKRVSSIIRNILQTKGYDVVYIETKDDENIDIDRYKELAKSNGDYILIGEVNEFRYKTGIDGEPAVNISLNLIDLKSDKVVWSAVGSKTGWGHESITTIGQKLINELFRNF, from the coding sequence ATGAGAAAATTTGCAATCTTAATTATATCAGCATTCTTCTTATTGTCTTGCTCTACAGTTACAAATATTCAAAATACAAAATTAGAAAAAGATAAAAAAATTGTTATTTTGCCATTAAAAAATAATACGGAAACTATCTATGCCGGTAAAAGAGTATCAAGTATTATTAGAAATATTTTACAAACAAAAGGTTATGATGTTGTTTATATAGAAACAAAGGATGATGAAAATATTGATATAGACAGATATAAAGAGTTAGCAAAAAGTAATGGTGATTATATTTTAATCGGAGAAGTTAATGAGTTTAGATATAAAACAGGAATAGATGGAGAGCCGGCTGTAAATATTTCTCTTAATCTTATTGATTTAAAATCAGATAAAGTAGTGTGGTCTGCTGTTGGTTCTAAAACTGGCTGGGGACATGAGTCTATTACTACTATTGGACAAAAATTGATAAATGAATTATTTAGGAATTTTTGA
- a CDS encoding ParA family protein: protein MIITVASLKGGVGKSTVALNIAYGLSTKYKVLLIDSDPQNSISSFLCTDFSKGFSEVLFGDVALKDVIIKPYLDNNNFFIIPTGLKSLRYTEKYEELFDSESFKEVINQIKELSFDFVLFDTPPRISKQNEALLKNSDYFFIVVNPDPASYASFYLFLEFLKENNLENFYVIVNKVEATEIAEEFSLAIKHKSSNRIIAFVPSDIVVTESEGKCEPAIKRNPSSAFSLSIKELIDNFLKILS, encoded by the coding sequence ATGATTATAACAGTAGCTTCTTTAAAAGGAGGTGTAGGAAAATCTACAGTAGCTTTAAATATTGCATATGGATTATCAACAAAATATAAAGTTTTACTTATAGATTCAGATCCTCAAAACAGTATATCATCTTTTTTATGTACAGATTTCAGCAAAGGTTTTTCTGAAGTATTATTTGGAGATGTTGCTTTAAAAGATGTTATTATCAAACCTTATTTGGATAATAATAATTTTTTTATAATACCAACCGGATTAAAAAGTTTAAGATATACTGAAAAATATGAAGAACTTTTCGATTCTGAAAGCTTTAAAGAAGTTATTAATCAGATAAAAGAATTATCGTTTGATTTTGTTTTATTTGATACTCCTCCAAGAATCTCTAAACAAAATGAAGCTTTATTAAAGAATTCTGATTATTTCTTTATAGTAGTTAATCCGGATCCTGCTTCTTATGCTTCTTTTTATCTATTTTTAGAATTTTTAAAAGAAAATAATCTTGAAAATTTTTATGTAATAGTTAATAAAGTAGAAGCAACTGAAATAGCAGAAGAATTTAGTTTAGCCATAAAACATAAATCAAGTAATCGGATAATAGCTTTTGTACCTTCTGATATTGTAGTAACAGAATCGGAAGGTAAATGTGAACCGGCAATCAAAAGAAATCCGTCATCGGCATTTTCTTTATCTATAAAAGAGTTGATAGATAACTTTTTAAAAATCTTAAGTTAA
- a CDS encoding thioredoxin family protein, whose protein sequence is MALMYSIDIPLGTEMPKFRLKDPFGKEYFSDELYGEKGLLVIFSCNHCPYALAVWPRVIKIARYARELGINTVVINPNIHPDYPEDAPEKMIEKIKEWGIDFPYLVDETQEVAKAFKAQCTPDIYLFDKDHKLVYHGRIDDNWQDESKVTKEELKEAITNLAEGKPISPVPYPSMGCSIKWRE, encoded by the coding sequence ATGGCTTTGATGTATTCAATTGATATACCACTTGGAACAGAAATGCCAAAATTTAGATTAAAAGACCCTTTTGGCAAAGAATATTTTAGTGATGAGCTTTATGGTGAAAAAGGTTTGCTTGTGATTTTTAGTTGTAATCATTGTCCTTATGCTTTAGCAGTTTGGCCAAGGGTTATAAAAATTGCAAGGTATGCAAGAGAGCTGGGAATAAATACCGTAGTTATAAATCCGAATATCCATCCTGATTATCCGGAAGATGCACCGGAAAAAATGATAGAAAAAATTAAAGAATGGGGAATAGATTTTCCATATCTTGTAGATGAAACCCAAGAGGTAGCAAAGGCATTTAAAGCACAATGCACACCGGATATATATCTTTTTGATAAAGACCATAAACTTGTATATCATGGAAGAATAGATGACAACTGGCAAGATGAATCAAAAGTTACAAAAGAAGAATTAAAAGAAGCAATAACAAATTTGGCAGAAGGAAAACCAATCTCTCCTGTTCCATATCCATCTATGGGTTGTTCTATCAAATGGAGAGAATAG
- the pelG gene encoding exopolysaccharide Pel transporter PelG: MAGIGFELRKILKENSLLSILKVYGYSAVLSSGSWIISILSIVFIGIVNIYITKKYTDIVQFQVVITYLIAFSLIFTGFFQLSFTRYIADRLFEKDYKRVLPNYFGVLFITFLVGLLVFIPLSLWIFPQQSNLFKILFISSFLVLCGIWLSNSLLLGLKEYKKIVSFFAIGYLIVIILSYLIRKFGLDGYLFSFFLGNSFIFFSIVYLIVKHYESDKLFELDFLLNKKHRIYFSIAGAGLFYNLGIWIDKFIFWIHPETNYNVIGKLNASIVYDLPIFLAYLSIVPGMAIFFYRLEADFAEKYDNLFNAIRTDGTFEQIITYKNDMIETIRIAIKETIITQGIFNILIYIFSKDIFKVLNIPLLYLPLFYIDLVGVQLQLAFMAILAILFYIDRKRESLFLTLLFFCLNGIFSYLSIKAGYMFYGYGFALSLLISFIVSLIILRRNIDDIEYETFSLQ; encoded by the coding sequence ATGGCAGGAATAGGCTTTGAACTTAGAAAAATCTTAAAGGAAAACAGTTTACTTTCTATTCTCAAAGTTTACGGATACTCTGCTGTTTTATCTTCCGGTAGTTGGATTATTTCTATATTAAGTATTGTTTTTATTGGAATTGTTAATATATATATTACAAAAAAATATACAGATATAGTTCAATTTCAGGTAGTTATAACTTATCTCATTGCTTTTAGTTTGATTTTTACAGGGTTTTTTCAGCTATCTTTTACAAGATATATTGCAGATAGACTTTTTGAAAAAGATTATAAAAGGGTTTTGCCTAATTATTTTGGTGTTTTGTTTATAACTTTTTTAGTAGGTCTTTTAGTTTTTATTCCTTTATCATTATGGATTTTCCCCCAGCAGAGTAATTTGTTTAAAATTCTTTTTATTTCTTCTTTTCTTGTATTATGTGGTATCTGGCTTTCTAACTCTTTATTACTTGGGCTGAAAGAATATAAAAAAATAGTTTCTTTCTTTGCAATAGGATATCTAATTGTTATAATTTTGAGTTATTTAATTAGAAAATTTGGATTAGATGGATATTTGTTTTCTTTTTTCTTAGGTAATAGCTTTATATTTTTCTCTATAGTTTATCTTATTGTTAAACATTATGAATCTGATAAATTATTTGAACTTGATTTTTTATTAAATAAAAAACATAGAATATATTTTTCTATTGCCGGTGCTGGACTTTTTTATAATCTCGGTATTTGGATTGATAAATTTATATTTTGGATACATCCGGAAACAAATTATAATGTAATAGGCAAACTTAATGCTTCTATTGTTTATGATTTACCGATTTTCTTAGCGTATCTGTCAATAGTTCCTGGAATGGCTATATTCTTTTATAGATTAGAGGCAGATTTTGCGGAAAAATATGATAATTTATTTAATGCCATTAGGACAGATGGAACTTTTGAGCAAATTATAACATATAAAAATGATATGATTGAAACTATTCGTATAGCAATAAAAGAAACTATCATTACCCAAGGAATATTTAATATTTTAATTTATATCTTCTCAAAAGATATATTCAAGGTACTTAATATTCCTTTATTATATTTACCATTATTTTACATTGATTTAGTAGGTGTTCAATTGCAATTAGCATTTATGGCTATTCTTGCTATACTTTTTTATATTGATAGAAAAAGAGAAAGTTTGTTTTTAACTTTATTATTCTTTTGTTTAAATGGAATTTTTTCTTATCTTTCTATTAAAGCCGGATATATGTTTTACGGTTATGGATTTGCTTTATCTTTACTTATCTCTTTTATTGTATCTCTTATTATATTAAGGAGGAATATAGATGATATTGAGTATGAAACGTTTTCTTTACAGTAA
- a CDS encoding tetratricopeptide repeat protein, translating into MAVKFLMLILLLFNFSFAFYLKIPVKSEKEINEKLKILQGIGFNNCIILKDAIICDGKDDIYEFLRARDYLRRYNIISYIVEDKPSFIEKSEQTKKEEKPVEKSAQNKEEPKKEQFYKEITKEEKSEPILKKEREDKAFAKERIDKTKAEKKEQKDKTVYKADKKVEEDLAGKNLFCIQLGASTNLSKDLLSKYENIKNYPFARIEKIDGYFKLLIGAFKNRNEASSLLKELKSSFKDAFIRECNIDKSRIVYPKNQDYQISTSSDKKEITQPKQKDDILEFMESKIYPIKKEETKENIDNIQTNTSKKEKSIESPEKNSVELLYENLNSGNLDKAEDIAQNLLRKNPKSFDAYFVLGIINLKKNEFKSACSYLEKAYQLNKRKDAKNLRDDACFAYYINQGYSNIETRPLVAISLFKNAKEYKYDIKADIGIGYAYINAKDYEKAYLIFKNLYDRYPDNDDILKGYIITLNRLNKKEELNQVISTLPKERLKNLSDIYLYVEIENINKLIKERKFDEAEAKLKELYNKYPSNINVLLAFGNLYTEQGNYLKAKDFYENILILEPDNIYALQGLKLVYIKEGNYDKAIEIIEKLERKGIKVEDKEKIYAIYYLNKAEELKKQGNLDEAKRIYENILKTQPDNTLALIGIGDIYQKKGNKKEAFNYYSKAYSLAKDNFDIKIKFLYALLDLNLFAQIKTILEDIDINKLSLEQQRELKKFYKALYIKYATYLYENKDYEMALRVAREGILLFPEDSDLIAMVGWSFYQLKDYQCAEDNFKTSYTLSGDEKIAIGLAYVYLNTGKKEQLKQLLQKLENSTNPEILVDVANIYASIGDYKKAEKTLENAKILKNQGRVTEFSPKSEETKVIQTQPKTIEKPKTIIPNPFIQQIDTDFDLKKNERINYNSSDIPEKDVAYIDKQENSDINKKIEQVKKMIEESKQNYISNVSIGGKFRYKSGDIGTGKLLIFSPFVKGEYFLKPDLALYYGAYYPFISSGGKPDYTKFGTVDNPVIRDTDTSASGLEPFLGIKYNRDYILRAELSYSPIGNTAVKSTFLGNFEIGKVLDDNKITVEAGRYSEKNTLLSYVGAQDPHSNNSWGRVTETRLGVNYERMLDKNDSLIFSSLRYGKLEGENTNKNDKIDVILLPKIYIGENILTKDYVGLYTQFMSYKKDEDSFYYGEGGYFSPKSYLMLAPMYEGYYFSKDSSFGLMAKIMAGLLSIKTSKYTENTFAFDGFFAIEKLLTSRISAYGGLDLRKTASYSELFYMMGINYYFDQKNRLNRQDLQKYEKEIIK; encoded by the coding sequence ATGGCTGTTAAATTTTTAATGTTGATATTGCTTCTGTTTAATTTTAGTTTTGCTTTTTATTTAAAGATACCGGTTAAATCTGAAAAAGAAATAAATGAAAAATTAAAAATACTCCAAGGAATAGGTTTTAATAACTGCATTATATTAAAAGATGCTATTATATGTGATGGAAAAGATGATATATATGAATTTTTAAGAGCAAGAGATTATCTTAGAAGATATAATATTATTTCTTATATAGTGGAAGATAAACCTTCATTTATTGAAAAATCAGAACAAACCAAAAAAGAAGAAAAACCAGTAGAAAAATCAGCACAAAATAAAGAAGAACCAAAAAAGGAACAGTTTTATAAAGAAATTACAAAAGAAGAAAAATCTGAACCAATATTAAAAAAAGAAAGAGAGGATAAAGCATTTGCAAAGGAAAGAATTGATAAAACAAAAGCAGAAAAAAAAGAACAAAAAGATAAAACTGTTTATAAAGCTGATAAAAAGGTAGAAGAGGATTTAGCCGGAAAAAATTTATTTTGTATACAACTTGGTGCTTCAACAAATCTTAGCAAAGATTTATTATCAAAATATGAAAATATAAAAAATTATCCTTTTGCAAGAATAGAAAAAATAGATGGATATTTTAAGCTTTTAATAGGAGCATTTAAAAATAGAAATGAAGCATCAAGTTTATTGAAAGAGTTGAAAAGCAGTTTTAAAGATGCTTTTATAAGAGAATGTAATATAGATAAATCAAGGATTGTTTATCCTAAAAATCAAGATTACCAAATATCTACATCTTCTGATAAGAAAGAAATTACTCAACCAAAACAGAAAGATGATATATTAGAATTTATGGAAAGTAAAATATATCCTATCAAAAAAGAAGAAACAAAAGAAAATATAGATAATATTCAAACAAATACATCAAAAAAAGAAAAATCAATAGAAAGTCCGGAAAAAAATTCTGTAGAACTTTTATATGAAAATTTAAATAGTGGAAATTTAGATAAAGCAGAAGATATAGCCCAAAATTTATTAAGAAAAAATCCTAAATCTTTTGATGCTTATTTTGTACTCGGAATAATTAATTTAAAAAAGAACGAATTTAAAAGTGCTTGTAGCTATTTAGAAAAAGCTTATCAATTAAATAAAAGAAAAGATGCTAAAAATTTAAGGGATGATGCATGTTTTGCATATTATATAAATCAAGGATATTCAAATATAGAAACACGACCTTTAGTAGCTATATCTTTATTTAAAAATGCAAAAGAATATAAATATGATATTAAAGCAGACATCGGAATAGGATATGCATACATAAATGCAAAAGATTATGAAAAAGCTTATTTAATATTTAAAAATCTTTATGATAGGTATCCGGATAATGATGATATTTTAAAAGGTTATATAATAACATTAAATAGGTTAAATAAAAAAGAAGAATTGAACCAAGTTATCTCAACATTACCAAAAGAAAGATTAAAAAATTTATCTGATATTTATCTTTATGTAGAAATTGAAAATATAAATAAATTGATAAAGGAAAGAAAATTTGATGAAGCTGAAGCCAAATTAAAAGAATTATATAATAAATATCCTTCTAATATAAATGTATTGCTTGCTTTTGGAAATTTATATACAGAGCAAGGAAATTATCTAAAAGCCAAGGATTTTTATGAAAATATTCTAATATTAGAACCGGATAACATTTATGCTTTACAAGGTCTAAAATTGGTTTATATAAAAGAAGGAAATTATGATAAAGCTATAGAAATTATTGAGAAATTAGAAAGAAAAGGAATAAAAGTAGAAGATAAAGAAAAAATTTACGCTATTTATTATCTAAATAAAGCTGAGGAACTAAAAAAACAAGGCAATTTAGATGAGGCTAAAAGAATATATGAAAATATATTAAAAACCCAGCCGGATAATACATTAGCTCTAATTGGAATTGGAGATATATATCAAAAGAAAGGAAACAAAAAAGAAGCATTCAATTATTACTCAAAAGCTTATTCCTTGGCTAAAGATAATTTTGATATAAAGATTAAATTTTTATATGCTTTATTAGATTTAAATCTTTTTGCACAAATTAAAACCATATTAGAAGACATTGATATAAATAAATTATCTTTAGAACAACAAAGGGAGTTAAAAAAATTTTATAAAGCTTTATATATAAAGTATGCAACTTATTTATATGAAAATAAAGATTATGAAATGGCTCTAAGAGTAGCAAGAGAAGGAATTTTGTTATTTCCGGAAGATTCTGACTTAATAGCTATGGTAGGATGGAGCTTTTATCAATTAAAAGATTATCAATGTGCAGAAGATAACTTTAAAACATCTTATACTTTATCCGGAGATGAAAAAATTGCCATAGGACTTGCATATGTTTATCTGAATACTGGAAAGAAAGAGCAGTTAAAACAACTTCTTCAAAAATTAGAAAACAGCACAAATCCGGAAATTTTAGTAGATGTAGCAAATATTTATGCTTCAATAGGAGATTATAAAAAAGCAGAGAAGACTTTAGAAAATGCTAAAATTTTAAAAAATCAGGGAAGAGTTACAGAATTTAGTCCTAAATCTGAAGAAACAAAAGTTATACAAACCCAGCCTAAAACAATAGAAAAACCTAAAACAATAATACCAAACCCATTTATCCAACAGATAGATACAGATTTTGATTTAAAAAAAAATGAAAGAATAAATTATAATTCTTCAGATATTCCGGAAAAAGATGTTGCATATATTGATAAACAAGAAAATTCTGATATAAATAAAAAAATAGAGCAAGTTAAAAAAATGATAGAAGAAAGCAAGCAAAATTATATATCAAATGTATCTATTGGTGGAAAATTTAGATATAAAAGTGGTGATATAGGAACCGGAAAATTACTAATTTTTTCTCCATTTGTAAAAGGTGAATACTTTTTAAAACCGGATTTAGCTTTATATTACGGTGCATATTATCCATTCATAAGTTCAGGTGGAAAACCAGACTATACAAAATTTGGAACCGTAGATAACCCTGTTATAAGAGATACGGATACTTCTGCCTCCGGTTTAGAACCATTCTTAGGAATTAAATATAATAGAGATTATATCTTACGGGCAGAGCTTTCATATTCTCCTATAGGAAATACAGCAGTAAAATCAACATTCCTTGGTAATTTTGAAATAGGAAAAGTATTAGATGATAATAAAATAACTGTTGAAGCTGGAAGATATAGTGAAAAAAATACACTTTTATCTTATGTAGGAGCACAGGATCCACATTCTAACAATTCTTGGGGTAGAGTTACAGAAACAAGATTAGGAGTAAATTATGAAAGAATGCTTGATAAAAATGATAGTTTGATATTTTCTAGTTTAAGATATGGTAAATTGGAAGGTGAAAATACAAATAAGAATGATAAGATAGATGTCATACTTTTACCAAAAATATATATAGGAGAAAATATTTTAACAAAAGATTATGTTGGCTTATATACACAATTTATGTCTTATAAGAAAGATGAAGATTCTTTTTATTATGGAGAAGGAGGATATTTTTCTCCTAAAAGTTATCTTATGTTAGCTCCTATGTATGAAGGATACTATTTTTCTAAGGATAGCTCTTTCGGCTTAATGGCAAAAATAATGGCCGGATTATTGAGTATAAAAACTTCCAAATATACAGAAAATACCTTTGCATTTGATGGATTTTTTGCAATTGAAAAGCTATTAACCAGCAGGATATCTGCATATGGAGGTTTAGATTTGAGAAAAACAGCATCTTACTCTGAACTTTTTTATATGATGGGAATTAATTATTATTTTGACCAGAAAAATAGATTAAATAGACAGGATTTACAAAAATATGAGAAGGAAATAATAAAATGA